The Nostoc sp. 'Peltigera membranacea cyanobiont' N6 genome contains the following window.
CCTAGTAAAAGATATGCTTCAGTACTCGCCTGATTTTGGTTGAGATAGTCGTTGCATAATTTAACCGCCTCATCTAATCGACCTCGATCGGCTAAAGCTCTAGCTGTTTCTAACAAATTTACCTTTAAGTCTATTGGCAATATCGGATTCTGGGAAGCAACACTTAACCTCTCTTGGGCGACAAATTGGGAATGGTTTTTTTTCGGTAGCTGTCGCTTGTTGAGAACATCTATATTTTTGTCTGTGAAGCCTTGTCTCTGAAGATTTGGATGATGATTTTTGCGAACATTTTCGCCTCCCGTAGACTTTCGATGAGCAACTACTGAATTTTGACGAACTGAGATCAATTGAGTTTTAAACAATAACCAAGTTTCAGCGTGTCCCACAAATAGCAAGCCTTTTTCCCTTAGCAACCTTTCTAAGACTTGAATGCTGCGCTCTTTTGTTGTCACATCGAAGTAAATCAACAGGTTACGGCAAAAGACTACATCATAAAGCGGCGTGTCAGCTAGAAAAACCGGATCTGCCAAGTTGCCATTAATAAAATTCACCATATTTTTCACCTGTTCGCACAGGTGATATCCTGCTTCAGTTGCCTGAAAATAGCGCTCTTGAAACGATTGGCTATTGCCGCGAAACGA
Protein-coding sequences here:
- a CDS encoding CheR family methyltransferase translates to MAQSVIEALLKSKIGLDANSIGADAIASAIYQRMADCGITDIAHYLGKLQVSTQEWEALIDCVIVPETWFFREPESFAFLKHYVLSEWLPKNPQNVLRVLSVPCATGEEPYSIAIALLEAGLNSTNIHIDAVDVSNKCLLKAQRAIYNQYSFRGNSQSFQERYFQATEAGYHLCEQVKNMVNFINGNLADPVFLADTPLYDVVFCRNLLIYFDVTTKERSIQVLERLLREKGLLFVGHAETWLLFKTQLISVRQNSVVAHRKSTGGENVRKNHHPNLQRQGFTDKNIDVLNKRQLPKKNHSQFVAQERLSVASQNPILPIDLKVNLLETARALADRGRLDEAVKLCNDYLNQNQASTEAYLLLGQVQQAMSQNERAAQSFQKAIYLQPTHQEALTHLALLKEHQGNADSANLLWQRIHRLNKH